The following are encoded in a window of Streptomyces sp. 11x1 genomic DNA:
- a CDS encoding transposase domain-containing protein yields MGELTQTVDFMLVDAVIEEAGSREKRLRLLPSRVVVYFVLALALFENCSYRCVWGKLTAGLDGLPSVRPAVSSLSRARRRIGAAPLRRLFEILAGPVAHLGQAGSSYRGLRTVAVDGTLPHVPDEEALTWRHPKRAGEVLGG; encoded by the coding sequence TTGGGCGAGCTGACGCAGACCGTGGACTTCATGCTGGTGGACGCGGTGATCGAGGAGGCCGGGTCACGCGAGAAGCGGCTGCGGCTGCTTCCGTCCCGGGTCGTGGTCTACTTCGTCCTCGCGCTGGCACTGTTCGAGAACTGCTCCTACCGGTGTGTGTGGGGCAAGCTGACGGCGGGGCTGGACGGACTGCCGTCGGTGCGTCCGGCGGTCTCCTCACTTTCCCGGGCCCGACGGCGCATAGGAGCGGCACCGCTGCGGCGGCTGTTCGAGATCCTCGCCGGGCCCGTCGCCCACCTTGGGCAGGCCGGTTCGTCCTATCGAGGGCTTCGGACCGTGGCCGTGGACGGCACTTTGCCGCACGTGCCCGATGAGGAGGCGCTCACCTGGCGCCATCCCAAGCGAGCGGGCGAGGTGCTCGGCGGTTGA
- a CDS encoding S1 family peptidase: protein MPPKGSRARRPRPLKAAAFGLGLLTVLSVAAGIGIANEDSGRASTANTVKAADASRRDEVLDLVNAADIPGLDAFSVGIDPIADRIGVHLFVPAGLPVAAEAALQFGDDVTVTVQKASAPVPHINVSGGASIGDVGFGACTAAFAVGLADGQSGFLTAGHCFSPQTAANQQTALIGSVRATGHSFNYGPSDHGIYALNDSPNTNDALPQVADDSGTHPVRGITEPTVGTEICKHGITTGTTCGKVTLVNTRVTYAASGSRPSTQINGVIQSDLCSEPGDSGSAVYTRPAAGNNTAVNAVAVHSGGSTFKQGDKQLCGEKVGFNNVAYHVPLSATPAKSTNPFDDVFIKVAP from the coding sequence ATGCCCCCCAAAGGCTCTCGCGCTCGACGTCCTCGGCCTCTCAAGGCCGCCGCCTTCGGCCTCGGGCTGCTCACCGTCCTCAGCGTCGCCGCCGGCATTGGTATCGCCAACGAGGACAGTGGCAGAGCCAGTACCGCCAACACTGTAAAGGCTGCTGATGCCAGTCGGCGCGACGAGGTCCTCGATCTTGTTAATGCCGCCGACATCCCTGGGCTGGACGCCTTCTCGGTCGGCATCGATCCGATCGCAGACAGGATCGGTGTGCACCTTTTCGTCCCAGCGGGTCTGCCGGTCGCTGCGGAGGCAGCACTCCAATTCGGTGACGATGTCACGGTAACGGTCCAGAAAGCTTCGGCGCCGGTCCCGCATATCAACGTGAGCGGCGGTGCGTCGATCGGTGACGTCGGTTTTGGGGCATGCACGGCGGCTTTCGCCGTCGGGCTCGCCGACGGGCAGTCGGGATTCCTCACCGCAGGACACTGTTTCAGCCCCCAGACCGCCGCCAACCAGCAGACCGCCCTGATCGGCTCGGTGAGGGCAACCGGGCACTCATTCAATTACGGCCCGTCCGATCACGGAATATACGCCCTGAACGACAGCCCCAACACCAACGACGCGTTGCCCCAGGTCGCTGACGACAGCGGGACCCACCCGGTCCGGGGAATCACCGAACCGACAGTCGGCACGGAGATCTGCAAGCACGGCATCACCACCGGAACGACCTGCGGGAAGGTGACTCTCGTGAACACCCGGGTCACCTATGCAGCGTCGGGTTCCCGGCCAAGTACGCAGATAAATGGTGTGATCCAGAGCGATCTGTGCTCGGAGCCCGGTGACAGTGGCAGTGCGGTCTATACCCGACCGGCGGCAGGCAACAACACCGCTGTCAACGCCGTCGCAGTCCACAGTGGAGGAAGCACCTTCAAGCAAGGTGACAAGCAATTGTGCGGCGAGAAGGTGGGATTCAACAACGTCGCCTACCACGTCCCGCTGTCCGCCACCCCTGCCAAGAGCACCAATCCGTTCGATGACGTCTTCATCAAGGTCGCTCCCTGA
- a CDS encoding SGNH/GDSL hydrolase family protein gives MRLFAGLAAVGLSGIVVFAANAADNTIDGTLDYVALGDSYSSGHGASSTYTGAANTTCKRNDLAYPNLFFAKYVASEQPSKSSSMFNLACTGAKIQDVIDKQLGNVTGSVEMVTITIGGNDVHFADVARTCVLNGSAVCTQALNEASPNISALRQPLTDLLAQIRSRAPIANIVISGYPKIFATGDCGALSISEDNRDRMRGLQDVMNDLIREVAAASDRVQYADPDGLFNGHRVCDTGDLWMNQVSDAIAQLDTGAAYHPNANGHAAMADAVFAAALGGTTGPQAN, from the coding sequence ATGCGACTTTTCGCCGGATTGGCAGCAGTCGGACTGTCGGGCATCGTCGTGTTCGCGGCGAATGCCGCCGACAATACCATCGACGGCACCCTCGACTACGTCGCACTCGGAGATTCGTACTCCTCTGGCCACGGCGCGAGCAGTACCTACACGGGGGCTGCCAACACCACTTGCAAGAGGAACGACTTAGCCTATCCGAATCTCTTCTTCGCGAAATACGTGGCCTCCGAGCAACCGTCCAAGTCGTCCAGCATGTTCAACCTGGCATGCACCGGAGCGAAGATACAGGATGTCATCGACAAGCAGCTCGGCAACGTAACAGGCTCTGTCGAAATGGTGACCATCACTATTGGTGGGAATGATGTGCACTTCGCCGACGTCGCGAGAACCTGTGTCCTGAACGGTTCGGCGGTCTGCACGCAGGCGTTGAACGAAGCCAGTCCCAATATTTCGGCGCTGCGGCAGCCGCTCACCGATCTCCTCGCTCAGATACGCAGCCGGGCGCCGATCGCCAACATCGTCATTTCCGGGTATCCGAAAATTTTCGCCACCGGAGATTGCGGCGCCTTGTCCATCTCGGAAGACAACCGGGACCGTATGAGGGGCCTTCAAGATGTGATGAATGATCTGATCCGGGAAGTGGCGGCGGCCAGCGATCGGGTTCAGTACGCCGATCCGGATGGCCTCTTCAACGGCCACCGGGTGTGTGACACCGGCGATCTGTGGATGAATCAGGTGAGCGACGCAATCGCGCAGCTGGATACCGGGGCGGCCTACCACCCCAACGCGAACGGCCACGCGGCCATGGCCGACGCGGTCTTCGCGGCCGCCCTGGGCGGCACCACCGGGCCTCAGGCCAACTAG